A region from the Stutzerimonas stutzeri genome encodes:
- the rnpA gene encoding ribonuclease P protein component, with protein sequence MSRDFGREKRLLTPRQFKAVFDSPSGKIPGRNILLLVRENGLPHPRIGLVIGKKSVKLAVERNRIKRQLRETFRLHQTELTGWDIVVISRKGLADLDNPELARQFAKLWRRLSRTPSQAASQPEQGKPVHA encoded by the coding sequence GTGAGTCGAGACTTCGGTCGGGAAAAGCGACTGCTGACCCCGCGCCAGTTCAAAGCAGTCTTCGACTCTCCCTCCGGCAAGATACCGGGCAGGAACATCCTGCTCCTGGTACGCGAGAATGGACTGCCGCATCCCCGTATCGGGCTGGTGATCGGCAAGAAGAGCGTCAAGCTCGCGGTTGAGCGCAATCGCATCAAGCGGCAACTGCGTGAAACCTTTCGTCTCCACCAGACGGAATTGACGGGGTGGGACATCGTGGTTATCTCGCGCAAGGGATTGGCTGATCTGGATAATCCCGAACTGGCACGGCAATTCGCCAAGCTCTGGAGGCGGTTGTCTCGTACCCCGTCCCAGGCCGCCAGCCAACCGGAACAGGGCAAGCCCGTCCATGCGTAA